In Streptomyces sp. NBC_00878, a single window of DNA contains:
- a CDS encoding UvrD-helicase domain-containing protein: MPARISDPEQLKELLGIPFTPEQTACITAPPAPQVIVAGAGSGKTTVMAARVVWLVGTGQVAPEQVLGLTFTNKAAGELAERVRKALIKAGVTDPDVIDPDNSPGEPVISTYHAFAGRLLSDHGLRIGLEPTARLLADATRYQLAARVLREAPGPYPALTRSFPDLVSDLLTLDSELSEHLVRPEELRAYDARLLHDLESVKLTNTDLRKVPETAAARRELAELVSRYRAAKRERDLLDFGDQIALSATLASTRPEVGGILRDEFRVVLLDEYQDTSVAQRILLAGLFGSGTGHPVTAVGDPCQAIYGWRGASVANLDDFPEHFAHADGHPATRQSLSENRRSGGRLLDLANGLAEPLRALHAGVEALRPAPGAERDGIVRCALLNTHAEEMDWLADSIAHLVRTGKAPGEIAVLCRTATDFAEIQGALVARDIPVEVVGLSGLLHLPEVADLVAVCEVLQDPGANASLVRLLTGPRWRIGARDLALLGRRARLLVSHARVGADDDPDRRLAAAVEGVDPAEIISLADALDTFLETPLGGDGDADALPFSADARVRFARLATELRDLRRSLSDPLMDVLHRVLATTGLEVELSASPHALAARRRETLSNFLDIAASFAANDGEATLLAFLGFLRTAAQYEKGLDNALPGGENTVKVLTAHKSKGLEWDVVAVPGLVTGTFPSSQGREKWTAQGKVLPHELRGDADTLPDIGDWDSRSMKAFHEAMKEHQHTEELRLGYVTFTRPRSLLLGSGHWWGPSQKKPRGPSDFLHALYEHCEAGHGEIEAWADEPEENDENPALHEAGGDHAWPLPLDDAAMARRRAAAQTVLAHLESGHSHETAHPSSHHAPDSYDDPDWPPPPEDDEPPYDEAPYGGDEFPDELPYGDDLHEETDSTDEAARGDWDSWTTNRPRVPHPTQSPDAHPTRSLDARPHPPQTSRPVSETRHLTPEEARTVASWDRDLDALTGELLRARERVTDVPLPASLTVSQLLRLAADADAFAQELARPMPRPPQPAARRGTRFHAWVEARFEELRLPMLEPEELPGSEAEITDERDLEALKDAFERTPYAHRTPHRVEAPFQLAIAGRVVRGRIDAVYKEVDGNGTTYEIVDWKTNRTRNADPLQLALYRLAWAEQHGVPLESVQTAFLYVRSGEVVRPEGLPDRAALERLLLEEPPDGVPGEPPDQHARVDG; the protein is encoded by the coding sequence GTGCCAGCCCGTATCTCTGATCCCGAGCAGCTCAAGGAGCTCCTCGGCATCCCGTTCACCCCGGAGCAGACTGCCTGCATCACCGCCCCGCCCGCCCCGCAGGTGATCGTGGCCGGCGCCGGCTCCGGCAAGACCACGGTGATGGCCGCGCGCGTGGTGTGGCTGGTCGGCACCGGACAGGTCGCCCCCGAGCAGGTCCTCGGACTGACGTTCACCAACAAGGCGGCGGGCGAACTCGCCGAGCGCGTACGGAAAGCACTCATCAAGGCGGGTGTCACCGACCCGGACGTGATCGACCCGGACAACTCGCCCGGCGAGCCCGTCATCTCCACCTACCACGCCTTCGCGGGCCGCCTGCTGAGCGACCACGGGCTGCGCATCGGACTCGAACCCACCGCGCGTCTCCTCGCCGACGCGACGCGCTACCAGCTCGCCGCGCGCGTCCTGCGCGAGGCCCCGGGACCCTACCCCGCACTCACCCGCTCCTTCCCCGACCTGGTCAGCGACCTCCTCACGCTCGACTCCGAACTCTCCGAACACCTTGTGCGCCCCGAGGAGTTGCGGGCCTACGACGCCCGGCTGCTGCACGACCTGGAGAGCGTCAAGCTCACCAACACCGACTTGCGCAAGGTCCCCGAAACCGCCGCCGCCCGACGTGAACTGGCCGAGCTGGTGAGCCGCTACAGGGCCGCCAAGCGCGAGCGCGACCTCCTCGACTTCGGTGACCAGATCGCCCTCTCCGCGACCCTCGCCAGCACGCGCCCCGAGGTCGGCGGCATCCTGCGCGACGAGTTCCGAGTGGTCCTGCTCGACGAGTACCAGGACACCTCCGTGGCCCAGCGCATCCTCCTCGCGGGCCTGTTCGGCAGCGGCACGGGCCACCCGGTGACCGCCGTCGGAGACCCCTGCCAGGCGATCTACGGCTGGCGAGGCGCCTCCGTCGCCAACCTCGACGACTTCCCCGAGCACTTCGCCCACGCCGACGGCCACCCCGCGACCCGCCAGTCGCTCAGCGAGAACCGCCGCAGCGGCGGCCGCCTCCTGGACCTCGCCAACGGCCTCGCCGAGCCCCTGCGCGCCCTGCACGCGGGCGTGGAGGCACTCCGCCCGGCCCCGGGCGCCGAGCGGGACGGCATCGTGCGCTGCGCCCTGCTGAACACCCACGCCGAGGAGATGGACTGGCTCGCCGACTCCATCGCCCACCTCGTACGCACCGGAAAGGCGCCCGGCGAGATCGCCGTCCTGTGCCGCACCGCGACCGACTTCGCCGAGATCCAGGGCGCCCTCGTCGCCCGCGACATCCCCGTCGAGGTCGTCGGCCTCTCCGGGCTGCTGCACCTGCCCGAGGTCGCCGACCTGGTCGCCGTCTGCGAGGTCCTCCAGGACCCGGGAGCCAACGCCTCGCTGGTCCGCCTGCTCACCGGCCCGCGCTGGCGCATCGGCGCCCGCGACCTGGCCCTCCTGGGACGCCGGGCCCGCCTTCTCGTGTCGCACGCGCGCGTGGGGGCCGACGACGACCCCGACCGACGGCTCGCCGCCGCGGTCGAGGGCGTCGACCCCGCCGAGATCATCTCGCTCGCGGACGCCCTCGACACGTTCCTGGAGACACCCCTCGGAGGCGACGGGGATGCCGACGCACTGCCCTTCTCCGCCGACGCCCGCGTACGGTTCGCCCGGCTGGCCACCGAACTGCGCGACCTGCGCCGCTCGCTCTCCGACCCGCTCATGGACGTACTGCACCGAGTCCTCGCCACCACCGGTCTGGAGGTGGAGCTCTCCGCGTCCCCGCACGCCCTGGCCGCCCGCCGACGCGAGACCCTCTCCAACTTCCTGGACATCGCCGCGTCCTTCGCCGCCAACGACGGCGAAGCCACCCTCCTCGCCTTCCTGGGTTTCCTGCGCACCGCGGCCCAGTACGAGAAGGGCCTCGACAACGCCCTGCCGGGCGGCGAGAACACCGTCAAGGTGCTGACCGCGCACAAGTCCAAGGGCCTGGAATGGGACGTCGTCGCGGTCCCCGGCCTCGTCACCGGCACCTTCCCCAGCAGCCAGGGCCGCGAGAAGTGGACCGCACAGGGCAAGGTCCTCCCGCACGAGCTCCGCGGCGACGCCGACACCCTGCCGGACATCGGTGACTGGGACTCCCGCAGCATGAAGGCCTTCCACGAGGCCATGAAGGAACACCAGCACACCGAGGAACTCCGCCTCGGCTACGTCACGTTCACCCGCCCCCGCTCCCTGCTCCTCGGCTCCGGCCACTGGTGGGGCCCCTCCCAGAAGAAGCCCCGCGGCCCCTCCGACTTCCTGCACGCCCTCTACGAGCACTGCGAGGCTGGACACGGCGAGATCGAGGCCTGGGCGGACGAACCCGAGGAGAACGACGAGAACCCCGCGCTGCACGAGGCCGGCGGCGACCACGCCTGGCCGCTCCCGCTCGACGACGCGGCGATGGCCCGCCGACGCGCGGCCGCACAGACGGTCCTGGCCCACCTGGAGTCCGGCCACTCCCACGAGACGGCCCACCCCTCGTCCCACCACGCCCCGGACTCGTACGACGACCCGGACTGGCCGCCTCCACCCGAGGACGACGAACCGCCTTACGACGAGGCCCCTTACGGGGGCGACGAATTCCCGGATGAGCTTCCCTACGGGGACGACCTCCACGAAGAGACCGATTCCACAGACGAGGCAGCCCGGGGAGACTGGGACTCGTGGACAACGAACCGTCCCAGGGTTCCGCACCCCACCCAGTCCCCGGACGCGCACCCCACCCGCTCACTGGACGCACGCCCGCACCCTCCGCAGACGTCGCGCCCAGTCTCCGAGACCAGGCACCTCACCCCGGAGGAAGCCCGCACCGTCGCCTCCTGGGACCGCGACCTGGACGCCCTCACCGGAGAGCTCCTACGCGCCCGCGAGCGCGTCACGGACGTACCCCTGCCGGCTTCTCTGACCGTCTCCCAGCTGCTGCGCCTGGCCGCCGACGCGGACGCCTTCGCACAGGAACTGGCGCGCCCCATGCCGCGCCCGCCCCAGCCGGCCGCCCGCAGAGGCACCCGCTTCCACGCCTGGGTCGAAGCCCGCTTCGAAGAACTGCGGCTGCCGATGCTGGAGCCGGAGGAACTGCCCGGCAGCGAGGCCGAGATCACCGACGAGCGCGACCTGGAAGCCCTCAAGGACGCCTTCGAACGCACCCCGTACGCCCACCGCACCCCCCACCGCGTCGAGGCACCCTTCCAACTCGCGATCGCCGGACGCGTCGTACGGGGCCGCATCGACGCCGTCTACAAGGAAGTCGACGGCAACGGGACGACGTACGAGATCGTCGACTGGAAGACCAACCGCACCCGTAACGCCGATCCGCTCCAACTCGCCCTCTACCGGCTCGCCTGGGCCGAGCAGCACGGCGTACCCCTGGAATCCGTACAGACCGCGTTCCTGTACGTGCGCAGCGGCGAGGTCGTACGCCCCGAGGGCCTGCCCGACCGAGCCGCGCTGGAGCGGCTCCTCCTGGAAGAACCACCCGATGGGGTCCCCGGGGAACCGCCGGACCAGCACGCGCGCGTGGACGGCTAG
- a CDS encoding UvrD-helicase domain-containing protein produces MSSSSSTRRLPHPQGRQGARGAYRLVRTPPARVAPPLLDAGQRAAVDHDHGPLLVLAGPGTGKTTTLVESVAARIARGADPERVLVLTFSRKAAVELRDRMALRIGAARAPQATTFHSFCYALVRAHQDSDLFVEPLRLLSGPEQDVAVRELLGGQPGLERLGLAHVRWPDELRACLTTRGFADEVRAVLARSRELGLGPDALGAFARRIGRPDWLAASAFLAEYLDVLDMQGVLDYAELVHRAVLLARRPEVAERLAAQYDAVFVDEYQDTDPAQVRLLHALAGGGRTLVAFGDPDQSIYTFRGADVNGILEFPEAFPRADGTSAPVEVLRTSRRSGAGLLAATRLLTQRMPLTRLPAEKVRAHRELAAVRDGGRVEVHTYPTPGTELDNIADILRRAHLEDGVPWNEMAVLVRAGSRTIPTIRRTLTAAGVPLDIDGDDVALRHEPAVTPLLTALRAVATAETAGAAVGMRPDEDVRAGDEVRPDEDARAETDVRVETTDARAETDVRVEADVRVEADVRVEADVRVEAGEHAEEGVRGEPGVRGEAGVRGEAGVRGEAGVRGEAGEHAEEGHSDASPDAVGPAPEERGAPDEEPDGAAEEREPDAPWLDTETALSLLASPLAGMDAADLRRLGRALREEERAAGNHVPPPSDELLARALAEPERLVAHDPAYARGAQRLGALLRKARERLAGGGTAEEALWELWDGTPWPQRLERAARRGGAAGRNADRDLDAVCALFATASRAEERTGGRGALNFLEEIDAEDIAADTLTRRALRPDAVRLMTAHRSKGLEWRLVVVAGVQEGLWPDLRRRGSLLEADRIGRDGLAEPLTPGALLSEERRLFYVAATRARERLVVTAVKAPADDGDQPSRFLTELGVEPKDITGRPRRPLSVAALVAELRATTVDPRVSDTLREAAARRLARLAALGDEDGRPLVPSAHPYRWWGMYEPTESKVPLRDRDHPVVLSGSALDQLANTCALQWFLGREVKADAPATVAQGFGNVVHVLADEVASGRTPADLAVLMERLDSVWDALAFDAPWKSAQEKEHARVALERFLKWHVMDRTGRTPVASEHDFDVTLEAGSYEVRIRGSMDRVERDTEGRAYVVDFKTGKQAPSAADVAHHPQLAVYQLAVREGAVDEAFEGERPDSGGAELVQLRQGAPKKDGGETFPKVQAQVPLEGEWVGDLLATAAGKVLDERFTPTTGQHCTHCAFRASCSARPEGRHVVE; encoded by the coding sequence GTGAGCTCCTCTTCCTCCACCAGGCGCCTGCCGCACCCCCAGGGGCGGCAGGGGGCCCGTGGCGCTTACCGACTGGTGCGTACTCCGCCGGCCAGGGTGGCTCCCCCTCTGCTGGACGCAGGGCAGCGCGCGGCGGTTGACCACGATCACGGCCCGCTGCTCGTCCTCGCAGGTCCGGGCACCGGCAAGACGACCACACTCGTGGAGTCCGTGGCGGCCCGGATCGCGCGCGGCGCGGACCCCGAGAGGGTCCTGGTGCTGACGTTCAGCCGCAAGGCCGCCGTGGAACTGCGCGACCGCATGGCGCTGCGCATAGGAGCGGCCCGTGCGCCCCAGGCGACGACCTTCCACTCCTTCTGCTACGCCCTGGTCCGCGCCCACCAGGACAGCGACCTGTTCGTGGAGCCGCTGCGGCTGCTCTCCGGCCCCGAACAGGACGTGGCGGTACGGGAACTGCTCGGGGGTCAGCCCGGCCTGGAGCGGCTCGGCCTCGCCCACGTGCGCTGGCCGGACGAGCTCCGTGCCTGTCTGACCACGCGCGGCTTCGCCGACGAGGTCCGCGCGGTCCTCGCCCGCAGCCGTGAACTGGGCCTCGGTCCCGACGCGCTCGGGGCCTTCGCGCGGCGCATCGGCCGCCCCGACTGGCTCGCCGCCTCCGCCTTCCTGGCCGAGTACCTCGACGTCCTCGACATGCAAGGAGTGCTCGACTACGCGGAACTGGTGCACCGCGCGGTGCTGCTCGCCCGACGCCCCGAGGTCGCCGAGCGCCTGGCCGCCCAGTACGACGCCGTCTTCGTGGACGAGTACCAGGACACCGATCCGGCGCAGGTACGGCTGCTGCACGCGCTCGCGGGCGGTGGTCGCACCCTGGTGGCCTTCGGTGACCCCGACCAGTCGATCTACACGTTCCGGGGCGCCGACGTGAACGGCATCCTGGAGTTCCCGGAGGCCTTCCCGCGCGCGGACGGTACCTCGGCACCGGTGGAGGTCCTGAGGACCTCACGCCGGTCGGGCGCCGGCCTCCTGGCGGCCACCCGGCTGCTGACCCAGCGCATGCCCCTGACCCGCCTTCCCGCGGAGAAAGTACGCGCCCACAGGGAGCTTGCCGCCGTACGGGACGGCGGCCGCGTCGAGGTCCACACGTACCCGACGCCCGGCACGGAGCTGGACAACATCGCCGACATCCTGCGCCGCGCCCACCTGGAGGACGGCGTCCCTTGGAACGAGATGGCCGTCCTGGTGCGCGCGGGCTCCCGCACCATCCCGACGATTCGCCGCACCCTCACCGCGGCCGGTGTCCCCCTCGACATCGACGGCGACGACGTGGCACTGCGGCACGAACCGGCGGTGACGCCGCTCCTGACGGCACTCAGGGCCGTGGCCACGGCGGAGACGGCGGGTGCCGCGGTGGGCATGCGTCCCGACGAGGACGTACGGGCCGGCGACGAGGTACGCCCTGACGAGGACGCACGAGCCGAGACGGACGTACGAGTGGAGACGACGGACGCACGAGCCGAGACGGACGTACGAGTTGAGGCGGACGTACGAGTTGAGGCGGACGTACGAGTTGAGGCGGACGTACGAGTTGAGGCGGGCGAACACGCGGAGGAGGGCGTACGAGGCGAGCCGGGCGTACGAGGCGAGGCGGGCGTACGAGGCGAGGCGGGCGTACGAGGCGAGGCGGGCGTACGAGGCGAGGCGGGCGAACACGCGGAGGAGGGGCACTCGGACGCGTCTCCCGATGCTGTCGGCCCGGCACCCGAAGAACGCGGCGCGCCTGACGAGGAGCCCGATGGTGCCGCCGAAGAGCGTGAACCGGACGCACCCTGGCTCGACACCGAGACCGCGCTCAGCCTCCTCGCGTCCCCGCTGGCCGGCATGGACGCCGCCGATCTGCGCCGCCTGGGCCGTGCCCTGCGTGAGGAGGAGCGCGCCGCGGGCAACCATGTGCCGCCGCCCTCCGACGAGTTGCTGGCGCGGGCGCTGGCCGAGCCGGAGCGGCTGGTCGCCCACGACCCGGCGTACGCGCGCGGAGCCCAGCGACTGGGCGCCCTGCTGCGCAAGGCACGGGAACGCCTCGCGGGCGGCGGTACGGCCGAGGAGGCGCTCTGGGAGCTGTGGGACGGTACGCCCTGGCCGCAGCGCCTGGAGCGGGCCGCCCGGCGCGGCGGCGCGGCCGGGCGCAACGCGGACCGTGACCTCGACGCCGTATGCGCGCTGTTCGCCACCGCGTCCCGCGCGGAGGAACGCACCGGCGGTCGCGGCGCCCTCAACTTCCTGGAGGAGATCGACGCCGAGGACATCGCGGCCGACACGCTCACCCGCAGGGCCCTACGTCCCGACGCCGTACGCCTGATGACCGCGCACCGCTCCAAGGGCCTGGAGTGGCGCCTCGTGGTCGTGGCAGGTGTCCAGGAAGGGCTGTGGCCCGACCTGCGCCGCCGCGGCTCCCTCCTGGAGGCCGACCGCATCGGACGCGACGGCCTCGCGGAGCCGCTGACCCCGGGAGCGCTCCTCTCCGAAGAGCGCCGTCTGTTCTACGTGGCCGCCACGCGCGCGCGTGAGCGCCTCGTCGTCACCGCCGTGAAGGCCCCGGCCGACGACGGCGACCAACCCTCGCGCTTCCTCACCGAACTCGGCGTGGAACCCAAGGACATAACAGGCCGTCCCCGCCGCCCCCTGTCCGTCGCCGCGCTCGTCGCCGAACTGCGCGCCACGACGGTCGACCCGCGCGTCTCGGACACCCTCAGGGAAGCCGCGGCCCGCCGGCTGGCCAGGCTCGCCGCGCTCGGCGACGAGGACGGCCGCCCCCTCGTGCCCTCAGCCCACCCCTACCGCTGGTGGGGCATGTACGAGCCGACCGAGAGCAAGGTGCCGCTGCGCGACCGCGACCACCCCGTGGTGCTGTCCGGGAGCGCCCTCGACCAGCTCGCCAACACCTGTGCCCTGCAGTGGTTCCTGGGTCGTGAGGTGAAGGCCGACGCCCCCGCGACCGTTGCCCAGGGTTTCGGCAACGTGGTGCACGTCCTGGCCGACGAGGTCGCCTCCGGCCGCACTCCCGCGGACCTCGCCGTCCTCATGGAGCGCCTCGACTCCGTGTGGGACGCGCTCGCCTTCGACGCGCCCTGGAAGTCGGCGCAGGAGAAGGAGCACGCGCGCGTGGCGCTCGAACGCTTCCTGAAGTGGCACGTCATGGACCGCACGGGCCGTACGCCGGTGGCGAGCGAGCACGACTTCGACGTCACCCTCGAAGCGGGCTCCTACGAAGTACGCATCCGCGGCTCCATGGACCGCGTCGAGCGGGACACCGAAGGCCGCGCCTACGTAGTGGACTTCAAGACCGGCAAACAGGCACCGAGCGCGGCCGACGTGGCCCACCACCCGCAGCTCGCCGTCTACCAGCTCGCCGTCCGCGAAGGAGCCGTTGACGAGGCCTTCGAGGGCGAACGTCCCGACTCCGGCGGCGCAGAACTCGTTCAACTCCGTCAGGGCGCCCCCAAGAAGGACGGCGGTGAGACCTTCCCCAAGGTGCAGGCCCAAGTGCCGCTGGAGGGAGAGTGGGTCGGCGACCTCCTCGCCACCGCGGCGGGCAAGGTCCTCGACGAACGGTTCACACCGACGACCGGCCAGCACTGCACCCACTGCGCGTTCCGGGCCTCGTGCAGCGCGCGGCCGGAGGGGCGGCACGTGGTCGAGTGA
- a CDS encoding MGMT family protein, with protein MSEQSLPADALPEYAERVLDVAELIPPGRVMTYGDVAEWLEEGGPRQVGRVMALYGGAVPWWRVIRADGILLPGHELEALGHYRAEGTPLKEASRSSEGHLPRVDMKRARWDGGARTECHT; from the coding sequence ATGAGCGAGCAGAGCCTTCCGGCGGACGCCCTGCCGGAGTACGCGGAGCGGGTCCTCGACGTCGCAGAGCTGATCCCGCCCGGGCGTGTCATGACGTACGGAGATGTCGCCGAATGGCTGGAGGAGGGCGGTCCCCGACAGGTCGGCCGCGTCATGGCCCTCTACGGAGGAGCCGTTCCGTGGTGGCGGGTCATACGCGCGGACGGCATCCTGCTCCCCGGCCACGAGCTGGAGGCGCTCGGCCACTACCGCGCGGAGGGCACGCCCCTGAAGGAGGCGAGCAGGTCCTCCGAGGGCCATCTCCCGCGGGTCGACATGAAACGGGCGCGGTGGGACGGCGGCGCGCGCACGGAGTGTCACACCTGA
- a CDS encoding lysylphosphatidylglycerol synthase transmembrane domain-containing protein, with amino-acid sequence MKQQGVHPEDAEGTSGVSSRPDTGDDMDEHTPDASEKAGQARKTDAEKEADAHRKGADEGADLTDDAHSEEVEGDEPLLPARVHRPSDLMRLLVGVLAVALLLAIAAFAHGTTSGLAQDINKGTDEAPDLLIKIAGLASSIAILLVPVAFAIERLIKRDGLRIADGVLAAVLAHGVTLATDLWVAKAAPDSIQKALTQPSPSDIHALTDPVHGYLAPVIAYMTAVGMSRRPRWRAVLWVVLLLDAFSMLVTGYTTPFSIILTVLIGWSVAYGTLYAVGSPNVRPTGRTLMAGLRHVGFHPVSAARDETPEALDGDRGRRYFVTLQDGPPLDVTVVDREQQAQGFFYRVWRRLTLRGITTRRSLQSLRQALEQEALLAYAAIAAGANAPKLIATSELGPDAVMLVYEHIGGRTLDSLPDEEITDDLLRDTWHQVQALQSRRIAHRRLAGDAILMDRSGTVILTDLRNGEIAAGELLLRMDVAQLVTTLGLRIGAERAVASAVGVLGPDAVADCLPMLQPIALTRSHRATLRKLARERSEREREAVLEASRQAKLARAEEHVDASEETGPVLEKPDKKHDKKAVRAEQRAEKRAIDEALEEAREEDLLTQIRHQVLLIRPQAPVEPARLERIRPRTLISFIAGAFGAYFLLTQLTHIEFGTLFDNAEWGWVAAAALFSALSYFAAAMSLLGFVPERVPFIRTVAAQVAGSFVKIVAPAAVGGVALNTRFLQRAGVRPGLAVASVGASQLFGLGCHILMLLSFGYLTGTEKTPSLSPSRTVIAGLLTVAVLVLVVTSVPFLRKFVVTRVRSLFAGVVPRMLDVLQRPQKLLTGIGGMLLLTACFVMCLDASVRAFGTEGTPSLSIASVAVVFLAGNALGSAAPTPGGVGAVEATLTVGLIAVGLPSEVAAPAVLLYRLLTLWLPVLPGWLFFNHLTRKGAL; translated from the coding sequence ATGAAACAGCAGGGCGTGCACCCCGAAGACGCGGAGGGCACCTCTGGGGTTTCGTCGCGCCCAGACACCGGTGACGACATGGACGAGCACACTCCGGACGCGTCCGAGAAGGCGGGTCAGGCCAGGAAGACGGACGCCGAGAAGGAGGCGGACGCCCACAGGAAGGGCGCCGACGAGGGGGCGGACCTCACCGACGACGCCCACAGCGAAGAGGTCGAGGGCGACGAACCGCTGCTCCCCGCGCGCGTGCACCGCCCCTCCGATCTCATGCGTCTCCTGGTGGGCGTGCTCGCGGTCGCGTTGTTGCTGGCGATCGCCGCGTTCGCGCACGGCACGACGTCGGGACTGGCGCAGGACATCAACAAGGGCACCGACGAGGCACCCGACCTGCTCATCAAGATCGCGGGGCTCGCGTCGAGCATCGCGATCCTCCTGGTGCCGGTCGCCTTCGCCATCGAGCGGCTGATCAAGCGCGATGGGCTGCGCATCGCCGACGGTGTCCTGGCCGCGGTCCTGGCGCACGGAGTGACGCTCGCCACCGATCTGTGGGTGGCCAAGGCGGCACCGGACTCGATCCAGAAGGCGCTCACGCAGCCCTCGCCGAGCGACATCCACGCCCTCACCGACCCGGTGCACGGCTATCTCGCGCCGGTCATCGCGTACATGACGGCGGTCGGCATGTCGCGTCGGCCGCGCTGGCGCGCGGTGCTGTGGGTGGTACTGCTGCTCGACGCCTTCTCCATGCTGGTCACCGGCTACACGACCCCGTTCTCGATCATCCTGACCGTGCTGATCGGCTGGAGCGTGGCGTACGGGACGCTGTACGCGGTCGGCTCGCCTAACGTGCGGCCCACGGGGCGGACCCTGATGGCGGGCCTGCGGCACGTCGGCTTCCACCCGGTGAGCGCGGCCAGGGACGAGACTCCGGAGGCCCTGGACGGCGACCGTGGCCGCCGGTACTTCGTGACGCTCCAGGACGGCCCACCACTGGACGTCACAGTGGTCGACCGTGAGCAGCAGGCGCAGGGCTTCTTCTACCGCGTGTGGCGCCGTCTGACGCTGCGCGGCATCACCACACGCCGCAGCCTCCAGTCACTGCGCCAGGCACTGGAGCAGGAGGCGCTCCTCGCGTACGCGGCCATCGCGGCCGGAGCCAACGCGCCCAAGCTGATCGCGACCTCCGAGCTCGGCCCCGACGCCGTGATGCTGGTCTACGAGCACATCGGGGGGCGCACGCTCGACTCGCTGCCGGACGAGGAGATCACCGACGACCTGCTCCGGGACACCTGGCACCAGGTGCAGGCGCTGCAGTCCCGGCGCATCGCGCACCGCAGGCTCGCCGGCGACGCGATCCTGATGGATCGTTCCGGCACGGTCATCCTCACGGATCTGCGCAACGGAGAGATCGCGGCCGGCGAGCTGCTGCTGCGCATGGACGTCGCTCAGCTGGTGACCACGCTCGGCCTGCGCATCGGCGCGGAGCGCGCGGTGGCGTCGGCCGTCGGGGTGCTCGGCCCGGACGCGGTCGCGGACTGCCTGCCCATGTTGCAGCCCATCGCGCTCACGCGCTCCCACCGCGCGACGCTGCGGAAGCTGGCCCGGGAGCGGTCGGAGCGTGAGCGCGAGGCCGTCCTGGAAGCCTCCCGGCAGGCCAAGCTGGCCCGCGCCGAGGAGCACGTGGACGCCTCCGAGGAGACCGGGCCCGTCCTGGAGAAGCCCGACAAGAAGCACGACAAGAAGGCCGTACGCGCCGAGCAGCGGGCCGAGAAGCGGGCCATCGACGAAGCGCTGGAGGAGGCACGCGAGGAGGATCTGCTCACCCAGATCCGTCACCAGGTACTGCTGATCAGGCCGCAGGCGCCCGTCGAACCGGCCCGTCTGGAGCGCATCCGGCCGCGCACGCTGATCAGTTTCATCGCGGGCGCGTTCGGCGCGTACTTCCTGCTGACGCAGCTCACTCACATCGAGTTCGGCACCCTCTTCGACAACGCCGAGTGGGGCTGGGTCGCCGCGGCCGCGCTCTTCTCGGCGCTGAGCTACTTCGCGGCGGCCATGAGCCTGCTGGGCTTCGTGCCCGAGCGGGTGCCGTTCATACGGACCGTGGCCGCGCAGGTCGCCGGGTCCTTCGTCAAGATCGTGGCGCCCGCGGCGGTGGGCGGTGTCGCCCTCAACACGCGGTTCCTCCAGCGCGCGGGGGTGCGGCCGGGGCTCGCGGTGGCGAGTGTCGGCGCGTCGCAGCTGTTCGGGCTCGGCTGCCACATCCTGATGCTGCTGTCCTTCGGCTATCTGACCGGAACCGAGAAGACCCCCTCCTTGTCGCCGTCCAGGACGGTCATCGCCGGTCTGCTGACCGTCGCGGTCCTCGTCCTCGTGGTGACCTCGGTACCGTTCCTGCGGAAATTCGTCGTCACGCGCGTGAGGTCGCTTTTCGCGGGTGTCGTACCGCGCATGCTGGATGTGCTGCAGCGGCCGCAGAAGCTCCTCACCGGCATCGGCGGCATGCTCCTGCTGACGGCCTGTTTCGTGATGTGCCTCGACGCGTCGGTCCGGGCGTTCGGGACCGAGGGCACGCCCTCGCTGAGCATCGCCAGCGTCGCCGTGGTCTTCCTCGCCGGAAACGCGCTCGGTTCCGCGGCGCCCACCCCGGGCGGCGTGGGCGCGGTTGAGGCGACCCTCACGGTGGGTCTGATCGCCGTCGGGCTCCCCAGTGAGGTCGCGGCGCCCGCCGTCCTCCTCTACCGTCTCCTCACGCTGTGGCTGCCGGTGCTGCCGGGGTGGCTGTTCTTCAACCACCTGACGCGCAAGGGCGCGCTCTGA